A window of the Bradyrhizobium ottawaense genome harbors these coding sequences:
- a CDS encoding metallopeptidase family protein: MWTEAKAPSLADMEAMAHEVFERLPADFRTLCEGVILRVDDFPTDEVLDEMQAQSEFDLLGLFQGTGLPHQSHGDIARLPNMIWLYRRPILDYWAEHEETLGHIVRHVLIHEIGHHFGLSDADMEAIEANAG, encoded by the coding sequence ATGTGGACCGAAGCAAAAGCCCCCTCGCTCGCCGACATGGAAGCCATGGCGCATGAGGTATTCGAGCGCCTGCCGGCGGACTTTCGCACCCTGTGCGAAGGCGTGATCCTGCGCGTCGATGATTTTCCGACCGACGAAGTGCTCGACGAGATGCAGGCGCAATCCGAATTCGACCTGCTGGGCCTGTTCCAGGGCACCGGCCTGCCGCACCAGAGCCATGGCGACATCGCCCGCCTGCCCAACATGATCTGGCTCTACCGCCGGCCGATCCTCGACTACTGGGCCGAGCACGAGGAAACGCTGGGCCATATCGTCCGCCACGTCCTGATTCACGAAATCGGACACCATTTCGGGCTCTCGGACGCCGATATGGAGGCGATCGAGGCCAATGCAGGCTAG
- the leuD gene encoding 3-isopropylmalate dehydratase small subunit, which translates to MEKFTTLEGVAAPLKIINVDTDMIIPKQYLKTIKRTGLGKGLFSEQRYKDDGSENPDFILNKPAYRHSKVLVAGDNFGCGSSREHAPWALLDFGIRCVISTSFGDIFYNNCFKNGILPIRVTQDDLDKLFDDADRGSNATLSIDLAKQEIRGPDGGTVKFEIDPFRKHCLMNGLDDIGLTMEKKASIDSYEAKAKKERAWA; encoded by the coding sequence ATGGAAAAGTTCACCACACTGGAAGGCGTCGCGGCGCCGCTGAAGATCATCAATGTCGACACCGACATGATCATTCCGAAGCAGTATCTGAAGACCATCAAGCGCACCGGCCTCGGCAAGGGGCTTTTCTCCGAACAGCGCTACAAGGATGACGGCAGCGAGAACCCTGATTTCATCCTCAACAAGCCGGCCTACCGGCATTCCAAGGTGCTGGTTGCCGGCGACAATTTCGGCTGCGGCTCGAGCCGCGAGCACGCGCCGTGGGCGCTGCTGGACTTCGGCATCCGCTGCGTGATCTCGACCTCGTTCGGCGACATCTTCTACAACAACTGCTTCAAGAACGGCATTCTGCCGATCCGCGTCACCCAGGACGACCTCGACAAGCTGTTCGACGATGCCGACCGCGGCTCCAATGCGACGTTGTCGATCGATCTCGCCAAGCAGGAGATCCGCGGCCCCGACGGCGGCACGGTGAAGTTCGAGATCGACCCGTTCCGCAAGCATTGCCTGATGAACGGCCTCGACGACATCGGACTGACGATGGAGAAGAAGGCCTCGATCGACAGCTACGAAGCCAAGGCGAAAAAAGAGCGCGCCTGGGCCTGA
- a CDS encoding HpcH/HpaI aldolase/citrate lyase family protein — MTRPRRSLLFMPGSNARALEKARTLPADGIILDLEDSVAPDAKAVARDQIAKAVAAGGFGKREVLIRINSLDTPWWVDDVGMAGKAKPDGILVPKISTVDDLNAIANRLSDINADASIKVWAMIETARAVLDADKLAAAAKDSEIRLAGFVFGPNDISRETRIRMQPGRAAMIPMITHCILATRAHGLEILDGPYGDIGNIDGFAAECAQGRDLGFDGKTLIHPSHIDACNAIFTPPAEEVAEARKIIAAFTRPENASRGAIQLDGRMVERLHAEMAKRTIEIADAIAAMGS; from the coding sequence ATGACCCGTCCGCGCCGCAGCCTGTTGTTCATGCCGGGATCGAACGCGCGGGCGCTGGAAAAGGCGCGCACGCTGCCCGCCGACGGTATCATTCTCGATCTCGAGGACTCGGTGGCGCCGGACGCCAAGGCGGTGGCCCGGGACCAGATCGCCAAGGCCGTTGCGGCCGGCGGGTTCGGCAAGCGCGAGGTTTTGATCCGCATCAACAGCCTCGATACGCCCTGGTGGGTCGACGATGTCGGCATGGCCGGCAAGGCCAAACCGGACGGCATCCTGGTTCCCAAAATCTCCACCGTCGACGATCTCAACGCCATCGCCAACCGGCTCAGCGATATCAATGCCGATGCCTCGATCAAGGTCTGGGCCATGATCGAGACCGCGCGCGCGGTGCTGGACGCCGACAAGCTCGCCGCCGCGGCCAAGGATTCCGAAATCAGGCTTGCCGGTTTCGTGTTCGGGCCGAATGATATCTCGCGGGAGACGCGGATCCGGATGCAGCCGGGCCGGGCGGCGATGATCCCGATGATCACGCACTGCATCCTGGCGACGCGCGCGCACGGGCTGGAAATTCTCGACGGGCCCTACGGCGACATCGGCAATATCGACGGCTTTGCCGCCGAATGCGCCCAGGGCCGCGATCTCGGCTTCGACGGCAAGACGCTGATCCATCCGAGCCACATCGATGCCTGCAACGCCATCTTCACGCCGCCGGCCGAAGAGGTCGCGGAAGCGCGCAAGATCATCGCGGCTTTCACCAGGCCGGAAAACGCCTCACGCGGCGCGATCCAGCTCGATGGCCGGATGGTGGAACGGCTGCACGCCGAGATGGCGAAGCGCACGATCGAAATTGCCGACGCGATCGCGGCGATGGGAAGCTAG
- a CDS encoding carbonic anhydrase has translation MAPFPEHLIEGYRTFTSQRLPTEQTRYRELSERGQSPAVMVIGCCDSRVSPEVIFDAGPGELFVVRNVANLVPVFQPDGGAHGVSAALEYAVQVLRVKHVVVLGHAQCGGIKAFIDDIDPLSPGDFIGRWMQMFIKPGEKVSQREHESRQDFTTRIEKAAVFRSLENLMTFPFVRNSVERGEMSLHGAYFGVAEGSLFVLDPKAKEFRGVSEIATT, from the coding sequence ATGGCTCCCTTTCCCGAACATCTGATCGAAGGCTACCGGACCTTCACCTCGCAGCGGCTGCCGACCGAGCAGACGCGCTACCGGGAACTTTCCGAGCGCGGCCAGTCGCCCGCGGTCATGGTGATCGGTTGTTGCGATTCCCGGGTGTCGCCGGAAGTGATTTTCGACGCCGGCCCGGGCGAGCTGTTCGTGGTGCGCAACGTCGCCAATCTGGTGCCGGTGTTCCAGCCCGACGGCGGCGCGCATGGCGTGTCGGCGGCGCTGGAATATGCGGTCCAGGTCTTGCGGGTGAAGCACGTCGTGGTGCTCGGCCATGCCCAATGCGGCGGCATCAAAGCCTTCATCGACGATATCGATCCGCTGTCGCCGGGCGACTTCATCGGCAGATGGATGCAGATGTTCATCAAGCCGGGCGAGAAGGTCAGCCAGCGCGAGCATGAGAGCCGGCAGGATTTTACGACCCGGATCGAAAAGGCCGCGGTGTTTCGCTCACTTGAAAACCTGATGACGTTTCCGTTCGTGCGCAACAGCGTCGAGCGCGGCGAGATGAGCCTGCATGGCGCCTATTTCGGCGTCGCCGAAGGCTCGCTGTTCGTGCTCGATCCGAAGGCCAAGGAGTTTCGCGGCGTCAGCGAGATCGCGACGACCTGA
- a CDS encoding aspartate-semialdehyde dehydrogenase — protein MGYKVAVVGATGNVGREMLNILDERKFPADEVVVLASRRSVGVEVSYGDRTLKVKALEHYDFSDVDICLMSAGGAVSKEWSPKIGAAGAVVIDNSSAWRMDPDVPLIVPEVNADAVAGFTKKNIIANPNCSTAQLVVALKPLHDKATITRVVVATYQSVSGAGKDAMDELFSQTKAVYTNSELVNKKFPKRIAFNVIPEIDVFMEDGYTKEEWKMMMETKKILDPKIRLTATCVRVPVFVGHSEAVNIEFANPITADEARNILRNAPGCLVIDKHEPGGYVTPYEAAGEDATYISRIREDNTVENGLSLWCVSDNLRKGAALNAIQIAECLINRKLISAKKKAA, from the coding sequence ATGGGTTACAAAGTCGCGGTGGTCGGTGCGACCGGCAATGTCGGGCGGGAAATGCTCAACATCCTGGACGAGCGCAAATTTCCCGCCGACGAGGTCGTGGTGCTGGCCTCGCGCCGCAGCGTCGGCGTCGAGGTCTCCTATGGCGACCGTACCCTGAAGGTCAAAGCGCTCGAGCACTATGATTTTTCGGACGTCGATATCTGCCTGATGTCGGCCGGTGGCGCGGTGTCGAAGGAATGGTCGCCGAAGATCGGCGCCGCCGGCGCCGTGGTGATCGACAATTCGTCGGCCTGGCGGATGGATCCGGACGTGCCGCTGATCGTGCCGGAAGTGAATGCGGACGCGGTCGCGGGCTTCACCAAGAAGAACATCATCGCCAACCCGAACTGCTCCACTGCGCAATTGGTGGTCGCGCTGAAGCCGCTGCACGACAAGGCCACCATCACCCGCGTCGTGGTCGCGACCTATCAATCGGTGTCGGGCGCCGGCAAGGATGCGATGGACGAACTGTTCTCGCAGACCAAGGCCGTCTACACCAACAGCGAACTGGTCAACAAGAAATTCCCGAAGCGTATCGCCTTCAACGTCATCCCCGAGATCGACGTGTTCATGGAGGACGGCTACACCAAGGAAGAGTGGAAGATGATGATGGAGACCAAGAAGATTCTTGATCCCAAAATCAGGCTGACCGCGACCTGCGTGCGCGTGCCTGTCTTCGTCGGCCATTCCGAAGCCGTCAACATCGAATTCGCCAACCCGATCACGGCCGATGAAGCGCGCAACATCCTGCGCAACGCGCCGGGTTGCCTCGTCATCGACAAGCACGAGCCGGGCGGCTACGTCACGCCATATGAGGCGGCCGGCGAGGACGCCACCTATATCAGCCGCATCCGTGAGGATAATACGGTCGAGAACGGCCTGTCGCTGTGGTGCGTCTCGGACAATCTGCGCAAGGGCGCCGCCCTGAACGCGATCCAGATCGCCGAATGCCTGATCAACCGCAAGCTGATCAGCGCGAAGAAGAAGGCGGCGTAA
- the leuB gene encoding 3-isopropylmalate dehydrogenase: MATHKLLLLPGDGIGPEVMGEVKRLIDWINAAGIARFETEQGLVGGSAYDAHKVSISEGDMAKATAADAVIFGAVGGPKWDSVPYEVRPEAGLLRLRKDLGLFANLRPAVCYPALAEASSLKREIVEGLDIMIVRELTGGVYFGEPKTITDLGNGQKRAIDTQVYDTYEIERIARVAFDLARKRRNKLTSMEKRNVMKSGVLWNEVVTQVHAREYKDVTLEHQLADSGGMNLVKAPKQFDVIVTDNLFGDMLSDIAAMLTGSLGMLPSASLGEIDAKTKKRRSLFEPVHGSAPDIAGKGLANPIAMISSFAMALRYSFDMGALADKIEAAIAAVLASGLRTADIKSEGTSAASTTQMGDAILKELQKLHA, from the coding sequence ATGGCGACCCATAAACTGCTGCTTCTCCCCGGCGACGGCATCGGCCCAGAAGTGATGGGCGAGGTGAAACGCCTGATCGACTGGATCAACGCGGCGGGCATCGCGCGTTTCGAGACCGAGCAGGGGCTGGTCGGCGGTTCGGCCTATGACGCGCACAAGGTTTCCATCAGCGAAGGCGACATGGCCAAGGCCACTGCCGCCGACGCCGTGATCTTCGGCGCCGTCGGCGGTCCGAAGTGGGACAGCGTGCCCTACGAGGTGCGACCCGAAGCCGGCCTGCTGCGGCTGCGCAAGGATCTCGGCCTGTTCGCCAACCTGCGACCGGCGGTGTGCTACCCGGCGCTGGCGGAGGCCTCCAGCCTGAAGCGCGAGATCGTCGAAGGCCTCGACATCATGATCGTGCGCGAATTGACCGGCGGCGTCTATTTCGGCGAACCGAAGACCATCACCGATCTCGGCAACGGCCAGAAGCGCGCCATCGATACCCAGGTCTACGACACCTACGAGATCGAACGCATCGCCCGCGTCGCGTTCGACCTGGCGCGCAAGCGCCGCAACAAGCTGACCTCGATGGAAAAGCGCAACGTCATGAAGTCAGGCGTGCTCTGGAACGAGGTGGTGACGCAGGTCCATGCGCGCGAATACAAGGATGTCACGCTCGAGCATCAGCTCGCCGATTCCGGCGGCATGAATCTGGTGAAGGCGCCGAAGCAGTTTGACGTCATCGTCACCGACAACCTGTTCGGCGACATGCTCAGCGATATCGCGGCGATGCTGACGGGATCGCTCGGCATGCTGCCTTCGGCCTCGCTCGGCGAGATCGACGCCAAGACCAAGAAGCGCCGCTCGCTGTTCGAGCCGGTGCACGGCTCGGCGCCGGATATCGCCGGTAAAGGCCTCGCCAACCCGATCGCGATGATTTCCTCGTTTGCGATGGCGCTGCGCTATTCGTTCGACATGGGCGCGCTGGCCGACAAGATCGAAGCCGCGATCGCGGCCGTGCTGGCGAGCGGGCTGCGCACCGCCGACATCAAGTCCGAGGGCACGTCGGCGGCCAGCACCACGCAGATGGGCGATGCGATCTTGAAGGAATTGCAGAAGCTGCACGCGTAA
- a CDS encoding DMT family transporter: MTPAVLFAFASAIFLGAGVVTAQRGLRTVEPLSGAAISVPCFTVLFLLLSPLILCNEPVVWRGLPIFAAIGLFFPASLTLLTFASNRALGPVVTSTLGNLAPLFAVTLAVLLLHEPLHAHQLVGAVIAVSGAVIITVTRPRDLGSWRSWALLLPLTSALVRGVVPPIVKLGLEVWPSPLWACLIGYIMSSLVVLTVQRLRKGSFAVEGTRSGRLWFAVTGISNGLSALSLFAAVRNGPITLVAPLAAIYPLVTVGLSAIMLKHIAITPRIVAGTLLTVAGVALVLIG; this comes from the coding sequence ATGACCCCAGCGGTACTTTTCGCCTTTGCGTCCGCGATCTTTCTCGGCGCCGGGGTCGTCACGGCGCAACGGGGCCTGCGGACGGTCGAGCCGCTGTCGGGCGCCGCCATCAGCGTTCCCTGCTTTACGGTGCTGTTTCTGCTGCTGTCGCCGCTGATCCTTTGCAACGAGCCGGTGGTCTGGCGGGGATTGCCGATTTTTGCCGCCATCGGGCTGTTTTTCCCGGCGTCGCTGACGCTGCTGACCTTTGCCTCCAACCGCGCGCTGGGGCCGGTCGTGACCTCGACGCTCGGCAACCTCGCGCCGCTGTTTGCGGTGACGCTGGCGGTGCTGCTGCTGCATGAGCCGTTGCACGCCCACCAACTGGTCGGCGCCGTGATCGCGGTATCAGGCGCCGTCATCATCACCGTGACACGGCCGCGCGATCTCGGCAGCTGGCGAAGCTGGGCGCTGCTGCTGCCGCTCACGAGCGCGCTGGTGCGCGGCGTGGTGCCGCCGATCGTCAAACTCGGACTCGAAGTCTGGCCCAGTCCGTTATGGGCCTGCCTGATCGGCTACATCATGTCGTCGCTGGTGGTGCTGACGGTGCAGCGCTTGCGCAAGGGAAGTTTTGCCGTCGAAGGAACCCGTTCGGGCCGGCTCTGGTTCGCGGTCACCGGCATCTCCAACGGGCTCAGCGCGTTGTCGCTGTTTGCCGCCGTCCGCAACGGGCCGATCACGCTGGTGGCGCCATTGGCGGCGATCTATCCGCTCGTCACCGTGGGCCTGAGCGCCATCATGCTCAAGCACATCGCGATCACGCCGCGGATTGTGGCGGGAACGCTGCTCACCGTCGCGGGCGTTGCCCTGGTGCTGATTGGCTAG
- a CDS encoding VOC family protein, translated as MRATAFLYFKGDCESALQFYQGCGLGRIVELRRIEGTPLAERDGPSWNQKVLFSRFEGPWLSLCASDGADSEPMKGCAIFIEADDAGAAEALFDALSAGGRITVAFKMQFWGDHYGNFTDKFGVQWAVSSAAKVSE; from the coding sequence ATGCGCGCCACCGCTTTTCTTTATTTCAAGGGCGATTGCGAAAGCGCGCTGCAGTTCTACCAGGGCTGCGGCCTCGGCAGGATCGTCGAGCTGCGGCGGATCGAAGGCACGCCGCTGGCGGAACGCGACGGGCCATCTTGGAATCAGAAAGTCCTGTTCTCCCGCTTCGAAGGCCCCTGGCTTAGCCTCTGCGCATCCGACGGCGCCGATTCAGAGCCGATGAAGGGATGCGCCATCTTCATCGAGGCCGACGACGCCGGCGCGGCCGAGGCGCTGTTCGACGCGTTGTCCGCGGGCGGGCGGATCACCGTTGCGTTCAAGATGCAGTTCTGGGGCGATCACTACGGCAACTTCACCGATAAATTCGGCGTTCAATGGGCGGTTTCCAGCGCGGCCAAGGTTAGCGAATAA
- a CDS encoding YbfB/YjiJ family MFS transporter, with protein MKSPDGRQNYPHPAWLILVLSLAPTIGLGIGRFAYSLVLPDMRDSLQWSYSAAGFMNTINAVGYLAGALLASRVIRRFGLPRTVRWGTLAAVASLALCAMSGNFIVLSFARLLAGIGAAGGFVGGAALAATIAQSRPERSNFLLSLFYAGPGLGILSSGLIAPFVLQAFGPGSWWIMWWAMTLLSLVLILPLLLAPLGAATTINQATTIDFAARPVLIYLIAYFLFGAGYIAYMTFMIAYVRDGGGGAPAQSLFWSLIGISAFATPWVWRRVLALDRGGLATAIILGANAIGAALPIFGHSPVLLAISALVFGVAFFAVVGSTTAFVRFNYPPAGWPIGIAAMTISFGIGQTLGPIVVGAITDAMGSLSFALNVSAAMLALGAVLAAFQKKLVQEAATSE; from the coding sequence GTGAAATCCCCTGACGGTCGACAAAACTACCCGCATCCCGCGTGGCTGATCCTCGTGCTGTCGCTCGCGCCGACGATCGGTCTCGGTATCGGCCGTTTCGCCTATTCGCTGGTGCTGCCGGATATGCGCGATTCGCTGCAGTGGTCGTATTCGGCTGCCGGCTTCATGAACACGATCAACGCCGTCGGATATCTGGCCGGCGCCTTGCTGGCGTCGCGGGTGATCCGGCGCTTCGGACTGCCGCGCACGGTGCGCTGGGGAACGCTGGCCGCGGTGGCGTCGCTGGCGCTGTGCGCCATGTCGGGCAATTTCATTGTGCTGAGTTTTGCGCGGTTGCTGGCAGGCATCGGTGCCGCCGGCGGCTTTGTCGGCGGCGCGGCGCTGGCCGCCACGATTGCGCAGTCCCGTCCGGAACGATCGAATTTTCTGCTGAGCCTGTTTTACGCCGGGCCCGGGCTCGGGATTCTGTCGTCGGGACTGATAGCCCCGTTCGTGCTGCAGGCGTTCGGACCGGGTTCGTGGTGGATCATGTGGTGGGCGATGACGCTGCTATCGCTGGTCCTGATCCTGCCGCTGCTGCTGGCGCCGCTGGGCGCGGCGACGACGATCAATCAAGCGACGACGATCGACTTCGCCGCCCGGCCGGTGCTGATCTATCTCATCGCCTATTTCCTGTTTGGCGCCGGCTATATCGCCTACATGACCTTCATGATCGCCTATGTCCGTGACGGCGGCGGCGGCGCCCCGGCGCAGAGCCTGTTCTGGAGCCTGATCGGCATCAGCGCGTTCGCGACGCCATGGGTATGGCGACGGGTACTGGCGCTCGACCGCGGTGGTCTCGCCACCGCGATCATTCTCGGCGCCAACGCCATCGGCGCAGCGCTCCCGATCTTCGGCCACTCACCTGTGCTGCTGGCGATCTCGGCGCTGGTCTTCGGGGTTGCGTTCTTCGCGGTGGTCGGATCGACCACCGCCTTCGTCCGATTCAACTACCCGCCGGCCGGCTGGCCGATCGGGATCGCGGCGATGACAATCTCCTTCGGCATCGGCCAGACGCTGGGCCCGATCGTGGTCGGCGCGATCACCGACGCAATGGGCAGCCTGTCGTTCGCGCTGAACGTCTCGGCCGCGATGCTGGCGCTCGGCGCGGTATTGGCGGCGTTTCAGAAGAAGCTGGTGCAGGAAGCGGCGACTAGCGAGTAG
- a CDS encoding molybdopterin-dependent oxidoreductase, whose translation MGRMRNLLIPGVDKKLLLGDAVKSMPDLTRRRFITSGASLGALTLLTGCDVSDSFSAEQMLKQVSKFNDGVQAWMFNPNAMAPTFSESDITKPFPFNAYYDVDDAPEVDGKTWKLEVRGLVDNNKPWTLEELYKLPQVKQITCHICVEGWSAIGSWTGTPLRDFLKIIGADTRAKYVWFQCADKDGYNSPLDMASALHPQTQMTFKFGDEILPRAYGFPMKIRVPTKLGFKNPKYVMSMEVTNDYKGGYWEDQGYNSFSGS comes from the coding sequence ATGGGCCGCATGCGCAACCTCCTGATCCCGGGCGTCGACAAGAAGCTGCTGCTCGGCGACGCCGTGAAGTCGATGCCGGACCTGACGCGCCGGCGTTTCATCACCTCGGGCGCCAGCCTCGGCGCGCTGACGCTGCTGACCGGCTGCGACGTGTCGGACAGTTTTTCGGCCGAACAGATGCTGAAGCAGGTTTCGAAGTTCAATGACGGCGTGCAGGCGTGGATGTTCAATCCCAACGCGATGGCGCCGACGTTTTCGGAAAGCGACATTACAAAACCGTTCCCGTTCAACGCCTATTACGACGTCGACGACGCGCCCGAAGTCGACGGCAAGACCTGGAAGCTCGAAGTGCGCGGCCTGGTCGACAACAACAAGCCGTGGACGCTGGAGGAGCTCTATAAGCTGCCGCAGGTCAAGCAGATCACCTGCCATATCTGCGTCGAGGGCTGGAGCGCGATCGGAAGCTGGACCGGCACGCCGCTGCGCGATTTCCTGAAGATCATCGGCGCCGATACCCGCGCCAAATATGTCTGGTTCCAGTGCGCCGACAAGGACGGCTACAACTCGCCGCTTGACATGGCGAGCGCGCTGCATCCGCAAACCCAGATGACGTTCAAATTCGGCGACGAGATCTTGCCCCGCGCCTACGGCTTCCCGATGAAAATCCGCGTGCCGACCAAGCTCGGCTTCAAGAACCCGAAATACGTGATGTCGATGGAAGTCACCAACGACTACAAGGGGGGCTACTGGGAAGACCAGGGCTACAATTCGTTCAGCGGGAGTTAG
- a CDS encoding cytochrome b/b6 domain-containing protein, with the protein MSTLAVSDEHATATPTKVIQPAWVRALHWTNAVAMVLMIMSGWQIYNASPLFGFTFPPSITLGGWLGGALLWHFAAMWLLMVNGLIYLALGLATGRFRKKLLPITPAGVISDTKAALTGKLSHDDLSKYNYVQKLLYAGIIVVGIVIVLSGLSIWKPVQLQWLTALFGGYDVARYVHFICMAVIVAFLVVHVALAVLVPKSLRAMIIGR; encoded by the coding sequence ATGTCGACCCTTGCAGTCAGCGACGAACACGCCACAGCGACCCCGACGAAGGTGATCCAGCCGGCCTGGGTGCGGGCCCTGCACTGGACCAACGCCGTCGCGATGGTGCTGATGATCATGTCGGGCTGGCAGATCTACAACGCTTCGCCCCTGTTCGGCTTTACGTTTCCGCCGTCGATCACGCTGGGCGGCTGGCTCGGGGGCGCGCTGCTGTGGCACTTCGCCGCGATGTGGCTGCTGATGGTCAACGGCCTGATCTATCTGGCGCTCGGTCTTGCCACCGGCCGCTTCCGCAAGAAGCTGCTGCCGATCACGCCGGCGGGCGTGATCTCCGATACCAAGGCCGCGCTGACCGGCAAGCTGTCGCACGACGATCTCTCCAAATACAATTACGTGCAGAAGCTGCTGTATGCCGGCATCATCGTCGTCGGCATCGTCATCGTGCTGTCCGGCCTGTCGATCTGGAAGCCGGTCCAGTTGCAATGGCTGACGGCGCTGTTCGGCGGCTATGACGTGGCCCGTTACGTTCACTTCATCTGCATGGCAGTTATCGTCGCCTTCCTGGTGGTTCATGTCGCGCTCGCGGTGTTGGTGCCCAAGAGCCTGCGCGCCATGATCATCGGCCGTTGA
- a CDS encoding fasciclin domain-containing protein, which produces MSKRIALLSAVAFSALAFSATITAPVSAQEKTVMVGGAAMFPSKNIVQNAVNSKDHTTLVAAVKAAGLVDTLESKGPFTVFAPTNAAFGKLPAGTVDSLVKPENKATLTKILTYHVVAGKLEASDLTDGKKLKTVEGEELTVKKADGKVWIIDAKGGSSMVTISNVNQSNGVIHVVDTVLMPAS; this is translated from the coding sequence ATGTCGAAGCGTATTGCACTTTTGTCCGCCGTAGCCTTCAGCGCGCTTGCCTTCTCGGCCACCATCACCGCGCCGGTCAGCGCGCAGGAAAAGACCGTGATGGTCGGCGGCGCTGCGATGTTCCCCTCCAAGAACATCGTCCAGAATGCCGTCAACTCGAAAGACCACACCACGCTGGTCGCCGCGGTGAAGGCCGCCGGCCTGGTCGATACGCTGGAAAGCAAGGGCCCGTTCACGGTGTTCGCGCCGACCAACGCCGCCTTCGGCAAGCTGCCGGCCGGTACCGTCGACTCGCTGGTGAAGCCCGAGAACAAGGCGACCCTGACCAAGATCCTCACCTACCATGTGGTCGCGGGCAAGCTCGAGGCGTCCGACTTGACCGATGGCAAGAAGCTCAAGACCGTTGAGGGCGAAGAACTGACCGTCAAGAAGGCCGACGGCAAGGTCTGGATCATCGACGCCAAGGGCGGTTCCTCGATGGTCACGATCTCGAACGTCAACCAGTCGAACGGCGTGATCCATGTGGTCGATACCGTGCTGATGCCGGCGTCGTAA
- a CDS encoding M20/M25/M40 family metallo-hydrolase: MLRPVRFPLHFSLACIAACTLALSAVTAPAAPVDRIHDLAQQEKAPLLDTLRDLVNIESGSKDAEGLAGLAALIGERLTRLGGKVEIIEPADIYRMGDTPPKPGAMVNAEFKGTGSKKIMLIAHMDTVYLRGMLKDQPFRIDGERAYGLAIADDKQGVALILHAVAMLQTLKFADYGTLTVLINGDEEISSPGSRSTITRMAGEQDAVFSYESGGEDGRLRLATSGIGAAYLTVDGKASHAGSAPDKGVNALVELSHQVLQLSDLSQRDQGLTLNWTVAQAGTNRNVIPAQASAQADARALRVSDFTQLEATLRQRVQTRRIPDAKVQLRFEMRRPPLEATPASRRLAAHGSAIYEELGLPLKVFDVASGGGTDAAFAALKTTAPVIEGFGLSGYGAHSNDAEYVKLETIVPRLYLSVRMIMDVAQDKVK; this comes from the coding sequence ATGTTGCGTCCCGTCCGGTTCCCTCTGCATTTCTCCCTGGCCTGTATCGCCGCCTGCACCCTGGCCTTGTCGGCCGTGACCGCGCCGGCTGCGCCGGTGGATCGCATCCACGACCTGGCGCAGCAGGAAAAAGCCCCGCTGCTCGACACGCTGCGCGACCTGGTGAACATCGAATCCGGCAGCAAGGACGCCGAGGGTCTGGCCGGGCTGGCGGCGTTGATCGGCGAACGCCTGACCCGGCTGGGCGGCAAGGTCGAGATCATCGAACCGGCCGACATCTACCGGATGGGCGACACGCCGCCCAAGCCGGGCGCCATGGTAAACGCCGAATTCAAGGGGACCGGCAGCAAGAAAATCATGCTGATCGCCCACATGGACACCGTCTATCTGCGCGGCATGCTGAAAGACCAACCCTTTCGCATCGACGGCGAGCGCGCCTACGGACTGGCCATCGCCGACGACAAGCAGGGAGTTGCCCTCATCCTGCACGCCGTGGCGATGCTGCAGACACTGAAGTTCGCGGACTACGGCACGCTGACCGTGCTGATCAACGGCGACGAGGAGATCAGCTCGCCGGGCTCGCGCAGCACCATCACCCGCATGGCGGGCGAACAGGACGCCGTGTTCTCCTACGAAAGCGGCGGGGAGGACGGTCGCCTGCGCTTGGCCACCAGCGGTATCGGCGCGGCGTACCTGACGGTGGACGGCAAGGCCTCGCACGCCGGCTCGGCGCCGGACAAGGGCGTGAACGCACTGGTCGAGCTGTCGCACCAGGTGCTGCAATTGAGCGACCTGTCGCAGCGCGACCAAGGCCTGACTCTCAACTGGACGGTCGCGCAGGCCGGTACCAACCGCAACGTCATCCCGGCACAGGCCAGTGCCCAGGCGGACGCAAGGGCGTTGAGGGTGTCCGATTTCACCCAGTTGGAGGCCACGCTGCGGCAGCGCGTGCAGACTCGGCGGATTCCCGACGCCAAGGTGCAGCTCCGGTTCGAGATGCGCCGGCCGCCGCTGGAAGCCACGCCCGCCTCGCGGCGCCTGGCCGCCCACGGCAGCGCGATCTACGAGGAACTCGGGCTGCCGTTGAAGGTGTTCGACGTTGCCAGCGGCGGCGGCACCGACGCCGCGTTCGCCGCGCTCAAGACCACGGCCCCCGTCATCGAGGGTTTCGGCCTGAGCGGCTACGGCGCCCACTCCAACGACGCCGAGTATGTGAAGCTCGAGACCATCGTGCCGCGCCTTTATTTGTCGGTGCGCATGATTATGGATGTGGCGCAGGACAAGGTGAAATAA